A window from Dermacentor albipictus isolate Rhodes 1998 colony chromosome 10, USDA_Dalb.pri_finalv2, whole genome shotgun sequence encodes these proteins:
- the LOC139050451 gene encoding uncharacterized protein isoform X2 translates to MHVYSTMELVREFGHPPLLLIAEDYIVLKLQTAWPRDVAVPEGLSLTKENGLLLIANQKSLVSVAKSVLPHVAKISKALFCGCASFDSSYVYARAATELLRETQEICIVHNTDKVYKLIRMFPNARVLALVHDNCAHTLEWDEPWRDRSAPLVEHSQLRQLVGSTGCLSEGSLMMSWETVQALLRTCTDVCRIDTGYIVNCLMESRGLPTMKKHRQAEKFTHIWLHSQDIVSSGHPLNPAVATDIALAAKKFPSVQKLKVAVATPKALAKISGFRNLRSIHVLAASSDAFANTDAVLKQLLKSWPDLEELVLVHCGGLQLSTIAKMCPKIKILKLAMCIVSSEETAGDANAFRYLEHVELDPCLLHASNT, encoded by the exons ATGCACGTATACAGTACAATGGAGCTGGTGAGAGAGTTCGGGCATCCCCCACTCCTGCTCATTGCCGAAGATTATATCGTGCTTAAACTGCAAACAGCTTGGCCGCGAGACGTGGCTGTTCCAGAAGGACTATCGCTTACCAAAGAAAATGGTCTTCTCTTGATCGCGAACCAGAAATCTTTGGTTTCCGTGGCGAAGAGTGTGCTGCCACACGTGGCGAAGATCTCCAAGGCGCTATTCTGTGGTTGTGCGTCCTTCGACTCCTCGTACGTCTACGCCAGGGCCGCTACCGAGCTGCTTCGAGAAACTCAGGAGATATGCATCGTGCACAACACAGACAAGGTCTACAAGCTTATTCGCATGTTTCCGAACGCTCGGGTCCTGGCGTTGGTGCACGATAACTGCGCACACACCTTGGAGTGGGACGAGCCATGGAGGGACCGCTCTGCACCGCTGGTCGAGCACAGTCAGCTTAGGCAGCTGGTGGGCAGCACCGGCTGCCTTAGCGAGGGCAGCCTGATGATGAGTTGGGAGACCGTGCAGGCGCTTCTGCGCACTTGCACTGAT GTGTGTCGCATCGACACTGGCTATATCGTGAATTGCCTCATGGAATCCCGCGGCTTGCCCACCATGAAGAAGCATCGTCAGGCAGAGAAGTTCACCCACATTTGGCTCCATTCTCAGGACATCGTCTCATCCGGACACCCATTAAACCCAGCAGTAGCAACTGACATCGCGCTCGCTGCAAAGAAGTTTCCGTCTGTCCAGAAGTTGAAG GTAGCAGTAGCCACGCCGAAAGCGCTCGCCAAGATCTCAGGTTTCCGTAATCTCCGTAGCATCCATGTACTCGCCGCTTCAAGCGATGCCTTCGCCAATACCGATGCTGTACTGAAGCAGCTACTGAAAAGCTGGCCAGATCTCGAAGAACTGGTTCTAGTGCATTGCGGCGGTCTGCAACTCTCTACAATTGCTAAGATGTGTCCAAAGATAAAGATCCTTAAGCTCGCAATGTGCATTGTATCCTCAGAGGAGACCGCAGGGGACGCCAACGCATTCCGTTATCTGGAGCACGTTGAG CTCGACCCCTGCCTTTTGCACGCCTCGAACACTTGA
- the LOC139050451 gene encoding uncharacterized protein isoform X1 gives MHVYSTMELVREFGHPPLLLIAEDYIVLKLQTAWPRDVAVPEGLSLTKENGLLLIANQKSLVSVAKSVLPHVAKISKALFCGCASFDSSYVYARAATELLRETQEICIVHNTDKVYKLIRMFPNARVLALVHDNCAHTLEWDEPWRDRSAPLVEHSQLRQLVGSTGCLSEGSLMMSWETVQALLRTCTDVCRIDTGYIVNCLMESRGLPTMKKHRQAEKFTHIWLHSQDIVSSGHPLNPAVATDIALAAKKFPSVQKLKVAVATPKALAKISGFRNLRSIHVLAASSDAFANTDAVLKQLLKSWPDLEELVLVHCGGLQLSTIAKMCPKIKILKLAMCIVSSEETAGDANAFRYLEHVEVSVQIPNVAFNSLLSATHSNLRIARFLDDDMCLMFLQYCMHQARPLPFARLEHLTLRTSWSVRALGLAPGDLHDVLKALPVLRHLETDSYDLRLFFENYSVPRGWVSLSWTACVYCSVEKAGRPWTENIAPFMASDLIRA, from the exons ATGCACGTATACAGTACAATGGAGCTGGTGAGAGAGTTCGGGCATCCCCCACTCCTGCTCATTGCCGAAGATTATATCGTGCTTAAACTGCAAACAGCTTGGCCGCGAGACGTGGCTGTTCCAGAAGGACTATCGCTTACCAAAGAAAATGGTCTTCTCTTGATCGCGAACCAGAAATCTTTGGTTTCCGTGGCGAAGAGTGTGCTGCCACACGTGGCGAAGATCTCCAAGGCGCTATTCTGTGGTTGTGCGTCCTTCGACTCCTCGTACGTCTACGCCAGGGCCGCTACCGAGCTGCTTCGAGAAACTCAGGAGATATGCATCGTGCACAACACAGACAAGGTCTACAAGCTTATTCGCATGTTTCCGAACGCTCGGGTCCTGGCGTTGGTGCACGATAACTGCGCACACACCTTGGAGTGGGACGAGCCATGGAGGGACCGCTCTGCACCGCTGGTCGAGCACAGTCAGCTTAGGCAGCTGGTGGGCAGCACCGGCTGCCTTAGCGAGGGCAGCCTGATGATGAGTTGGGAGACCGTGCAGGCGCTTCTGCGCACTTGCACTGAT GTGTGTCGCATCGACACTGGCTATATCGTGAATTGCCTCATGGAATCCCGCGGCTTGCCCACCATGAAGAAGCATCGTCAGGCAGAGAAGTTCACCCACATTTGGCTCCATTCTCAGGACATCGTCTCATCCGGACACCCATTAAACCCAGCAGTAGCAACTGACATCGCGCTCGCTGCAAAGAAGTTTCCGTCTGTCCAGAAGTTGAAG GTAGCAGTAGCCACGCCGAAAGCGCTCGCCAAGATCTCAGGTTTCCGTAATCTCCGTAGCATCCATGTACTCGCCGCTTCAAGCGATGCCTTCGCCAATACCGATGCTGTACTGAAGCAGCTACTGAAAAGCTGGCCAGATCTCGAAGAACTGGTTCTAGTGCATTGCGGCGGTCTGCAACTCTCTACAATTGCTAAGATGTGTCCAAAGATAAAGATCCTTAAGCTCGCAATGTGCATTGTATCCTCAGAGGAGACCGCAGGGGACGCCAACGCATTCCGTTATCTGGAGCACGTTGAGGTGAGTGTCCAGATCCCGAATGTCGCTTTCAACTCGTTGTTGTCTGCCACGCACAGCAACCTTCGGATCGCGCGCTTTCTAGACGACGACATGTGCCTAATGTTTCTGCAATACTGCATGCATCAAGCTCGACCCCTGCCTTTTGCACGCCTCGAACACTTGACATTGAGAACCAGTTGGTCAGTGCGTGCGTTGGGACTCGCACCAGGGGACCTGCACGACGTGCTCAAGGCCCTACCCGTGCTTAGACACCTTGAGACGGACAGCTACGACCTCCGACTGTTCTTCGAGAACTACAGCGTTCCACGCGGTTGGGTGTCATTGTCTTGGACTGCGTGCGTCTACTGCTCCGTCGAGAAAGCAGGGCGTCCGTGGACTGAAAACATTGCGCCCTTCATGGCGTCTGATTTGATTAGAGCATAG